One Pseudomonas brassicacearum genomic region harbors:
- a CDS encoding DUF1302 domain-containing protein — MATRKLAASRRVPFTLTLAASLGLGASAAQAFQIDTGNPDLSLRWDNTLKYSAAWRLKDPSSKLSEGQTALNQNDGDHNFGKGLISNRLDILSELDIGFHNFGARLSGAAWYDTVYQDRNDNNDAASANQRSVGFDEFTSDTRQLHGGDGELLDAFVYWNGELADRALSVRAGRHGLIWGESLFFGGNGIAGAMAPVDVVKAQSVPNTQFKEITRPVNQLSTAYQLTDDVSLGAFYQLEWEATRLPGAGSYFSTSDTIGDGNERLITGGPFPDFLGGNANSPAAFFHGKDKKARSSGQGGLQLKYNTGTTDYGLYALQYHEKTPTLYLKPNATGPNFSTGQVGEYSWVYPEDIRVLGASFATSVDEYSFAGEASMRWNMPLVSNAQTVLAGVDADNNDDALYAVGRTAHVNLNVLASLGPSFVANEASLTGEVAWNRLLAVTRNRAALDPNATDDGLGLKLVYTPTYRQFFPGVDISVPLGISYFPMGKSAVISGFGPDRGGDMNIGVSATYLDQVTVGLTYTHFYGPEDTSLNAANQFNYKQSLKDRDYLAFSVKTTF, encoded by the coding sequence ATGGCTACTCGCAAGCTCGCTGCCTCGCGGCGTGTCCCCTTCACCCTGACCCTTGCTGCCAGCCTGGGGCTTGGCGCTTCGGCTGCCCAGGCGTTTCAGATCGATACCGGCAATCCCGATCTCAGCTTGCGCTGGGACAACACGCTGAAGTACAGCGCGGCCTGGCGCCTGAAGGACCCCAGCAGCAAACTCAGCGAAGGGCAGACGGCGCTGAACCAGAATGACGGCGATCACAACTTCGGCAAGGGGCTGATCTCCAATCGCCTGGATATTCTTTCCGAACTGGACATCGGTTTTCACAACTTTGGGGCCCGTCTGAGCGGTGCAGCTTGGTACGACACCGTCTACCAGGACCGCAACGACAACAACGACGCGGCCAGTGCCAACCAACGTTCGGTGGGCTTCGACGAATTCACCAGCGACACCCGTCAACTGCACGGCGGTGACGGTGAGCTGCTGGATGCCTTTGTCTACTGGAACGGTGAGCTGGCCGACCGTGCCTTATCGGTTCGCGCGGGGCGTCATGGCCTGATCTGGGGTGAGAGCCTGTTCTTTGGCGGCAACGGCATTGCCGGTGCCATGGCGCCAGTGGACGTGGTCAAGGCGCAATCGGTACCCAACACCCAATTCAAGGAAATCACCCGGCCGGTCAATCAACTCTCGACCGCCTACCAACTGACCGATGACGTGTCATTGGGTGCCTTCTACCAGTTGGAGTGGGAAGCCACCCGCTTACCGGGTGCCGGTAGCTACTTCTCCACCAGCGATACCATCGGCGACGGCAATGAACGGCTGATCACTGGCGGGCCGTTTCCGGATTTTCTTGGCGGCAATGCCAACAGCCCGGCCGCGTTTTTCCATGGCAAGGACAAGAAAGCCAGGAGCTCCGGCCAAGGCGGCCTGCAGCTCAAGTACAACACCGGGACGACGGATTACGGTCTGTACGCGCTCCAATATCACGAGAAAACCCCAACGCTGTACTTGAAGCCGAATGCCACCGGGCCGAACTTCAGTACCGGGCAAGTCGGCGAATATTCCTGGGTTTACCCGGAAGATATCCGCGTCCTGGGCGCCAGTTTCGCGACTTCCGTGGACGAGTACAGCTTTGCCGGTGAGGCATCCATGCGCTGGAACATGCCGCTGGTGTCCAACGCCCAGACCGTCCTGGCGGGTGTCGACGCGGACAACAACGATGACGCCTTGTACGCCGTTGGCCGGACGGCCCACGTCAACCTCAACGTCCTGGCGTCGCTGGGCCCTTCCTTCGTCGCCAATGAAGCGAGCCTGACAGGGGAAGTGGCTTGGAACCGCCTGTTGGCCGTGACCAGGAACCGCGCAGCCCTCGACCCTAACGCCACCGATGACGGCCTGGGCCTGAAGCTGGTGTACACGCCCACCTATCGCCAGTTTTTCCCTGGCGTCGATATCAGCGTGCCGCTGGGCATCAGCTACTTCCCCATGGGCAAGTCGGCGGTGATCAGCGGGTTTGGCCCCGATAGAGGAGGGGACATGAACATCGGCGTCTCCGCCACCTACCTGGACCAAGTGACCGTAGGGCTGACCTACACCCACTTCTACGGTCCCGAGGACACCAGCCTCAACGCCGCCAACCAGTTCAATTACAAGCAGTCGTTGAAGGACCGGGATTACCTGGCTTTCTCCGTCAAGACCACGTTCTAA
- a CDS encoding methyl-accepting chemotaxis protein yields the protein MLGNLRGLVGRIDRGVGSLNGMASSLAEVTQSNSRGVEQQRQETELAATAMQQMAATAQEVARNAGDASEAVAHADEQAREGDELVRQAGGKIDHLAVEMSGCAQAMESLLVESAAIGGVLDVIKAVAEQTNLLALNAAIEAARAGEHGRGFAVVADEVRGLARRTQRSTTEIEGLIARLRSVAQHAAERLLGSHVLSDETVVLAAQASQALARITRAVSSIEQMNQQIAAAAEQQSVVAEQVSQSMTRVREVAEGSARESLQLQVSTADLQQVSGELKAAVGHFRT from the coding sequence ATGCTGGGTAACCTGCGCGGGTTGGTCGGGCGCATCGATCGTGGTGTTGGCTCGCTTAACGGCATGGCCAGCAGCCTGGCCGAAGTGACCCAGAGCAACAGTCGGGGTGTCGAGCAGCAACGCCAGGAGACCGAACTGGCGGCCACCGCTATGCAACAGATGGCCGCCACGGCACAGGAGGTCGCACGCAATGCAGGTGACGCCAGCGAAGCGGTGGCGCATGCCGATGAACAGGCCCGTGAGGGCGATGAACTGGTGCGTCAGGCGGGTGGCAAGATCGACCATCTGGCGGTGGAGATGAGTGGGTGCGCGCAAGCCATGGAGTCCCTGTTGGTGGAGAGCGCAGCGATTGGCGGGGTGCTCGATGTCATCAAGGCGGTGGCCGAGCAGACCAACCTGCTGGCGCTAAACGCCGCCATTGAGGCCGCGCGTGCCGGCGAGCACGGTCGCGGTTTCGCCGTGGTTGCCGATGAGGTGCGTGGTCTGGCTCGGCGCACTCAGCGTTCAACCACGGAAATCGAAGGGCTGATCGCTCGTCTGCGTAGCGTTGCCCAACACGCCGCCGAGCGCTTGCTAGGCAGTCATGTGCTGAGCGATGAAACAGTGGTCCTTGCCGCCCAAGCCTCCCAGGCACTGGCGCGGATTACCCGGGCGGTATCCAGCATCGAACAAATGAACCAGCAGATTGCCGCCGCCGCCGAGCAGCAGAGCGTGGTGGCCGAGCAAGTCAGCCAGAGCATGACGCGGGTGCGCGAGGTGGCCGAAGGGAGTGCAAGGGAAAGCCTGCAACTGCAAGTCTCAACGGCCGATCTGCAACAGGTTAGCGGCGAGTTGAAAGCGGCCGTCGGACATTTCCGCACCTGA
- a CDS encoding Rieske (2Fe-2S) protein: MSHAAVALCRLDELLEGQARGFDPLGSGKDSVFALRHHGEVRVYRNSCPHLAVSLEYRKDRFLSVDGSQIICYAHGARFLPDSGLCVYGPCLGERLSALQWYLQADWLVLDAAQLEACAP; the protein is encoded by the coding sequence ATGAGTCACGCCGCCGTTGCCCTGTGTCGCCTGGATGAGCTGCTTGAAGGGCAGGCCCGCGGGTTCGATCCGCTGGGTTCGGGGAAGGACAGCGTGTTTGCCCTGCGTCACCACGGTGAGGTGCGGGTTTATCGCAACAGCTGCCCGCATCTGGCTGTGTCCCTGGAGTACCGCAAGGACCGTTTTCTCAGCGTCGATGGCAGCCAGATCATCTGTTACGCCCACGGTGCCCGATTCCTTCCGGACAGTGGCCTGTGCGTCTACGGGCCATGCCTGGGGGAGCGCCTGAGCGCTCTGCAATGGTATTTGCAGGCCGACTGGCTGGTGCTCGACGCGGCTCAGTTGGAGGCGTGCGCACCGTAA
- a CDS encoding DUF1329 domain-containing protein, which produces MTIQFTLKALCLTLLAAAAPMTLAASAEQAAALGKTLTPFGAEKAGNADGSIPAWDGGYTKVDPGYVPGGKRGDPFAADKPLYSITAQNLAKYADKLSDGTKELFKRFPDSYRIDVYPTRRTAAAPQWVYDNTFKNATRAKLVDSSAGLIPDGAYGGIPFPIPQNGTEAIWNHLLNWRGTSVAAHFRHYLMTADGNQVMTSDGLLTQEMPYYYEEAGPENYSGDYWQVHFVNSGPAIRAGEQILGRENINGEKSQAHVYLAGQRRVRTLPNACCDTPTPSTAGVMSFDELFVWQGRTDRFDWKLVGKQEMYVPYNTNKVQTAAQPQDLFAKHHLNPDYVRWELHRVWVVEATLAAGKRHQLPKGRYYLDEDTWQALLGDRWDASGQLAKTLWSLPSVLPDLPAVVQLSAGFYDLTSGAWFIQNVYAGLPDQYHAVDRYKASEFSPAAMAGRGVR; this is translated from the coding sequence ATGACCATTCAGTTCACTCTAAAGGCCTTGTGCTTAACCCTGCTGGCCGCTGCCGCGCCGATGACCCTGGCCGCCAGCGCTGAACAAGCGGCCGCGCTGGGCAAGACCCTGACACCCTTCGGTGCCGAGAAGGCGGGCAATGCCGACGGCAGCATCCCGGCCTGGGACGGTGGCTACACCAAGGTCGATCCAGGCTACGTCCCGGGCGGCAAGCGGGGCGATCCGTTTGCCGCGGACAAACCCTTGTACAGCATCACCGCCCAGAACCTGGCCAAGTACGCCGACAAGCTCAGCGACGGCACCAAAGAGCTGTTCAAACGCTTCCCGGACAGCTATCGCATCGATGTCTATCCGACCCGGCGCACAGCCGCCGCGCCGCAGTGGGTCTATGACAACACGTTCAAGAATGCGACCCGCGCCAAACTGGTCGACAGCAGCGCCGGCCTGATCCCCGACGGCGCCTATGGCGGAATCCCCTTTCCGATTCCACAAAACGGTACCGAAGCCATCTGGAACCACCTGCTGAACTGGCGCGGCACCTCGGTGGCGGCGCATTTTCGCCACTATCTGATGACGGCCGACGGTAATCAGGTAATGACCAGCGACGGCCTGTTGACCCAGGAGATGCCCTACTACTACGAGGAGGCTGGCCCTGAAAACTACTCGGGTGACTACTGGCAGGTGCACTTTGTCAATTCCGGCCCGGCGATTCGTGCCGGCGAACAGATCCTGGGACGCGAGAACATCAACGGCGAAAAATCCCAGGCTCATGTCTATCTGGCCGGTCAGCGCCGGGTGCGCACGCTGCCCAACGCCTGCTGCGATACACCGACGCCGTCCACCGCCGGGGTCATGTCCTTCGACGAACTGTTCGTGTGGCAGGGACGTACGGACCGGTTCGACTGGAAATTGGTGGGCAAGCAGGAAATGTATGTTCCCTACAACACCAACAAGGTGCAGACCGCTGCCCAGCCGCAAGACCTGTTCGCCAAGCATCATCTGAATCCTGACTACGTGCGTTGGGAGTTGCACCGCGTCTGGGTAGTCGAGGCGACGTTGGCCGCCGGCAAGCGTCACCAGCTGCCCAAAGGTCGCTACTACCTCGACGAAGACACCTGGCAAGCCCTGCTCGGCGACCGTTGGGACGCCAGCGGCCAACTGGCCAAGACCCTCTGGTCCCTGCCTTCCGTACTGCCCGACTTGCCAGCTGTGGTGCAACTGTCTGCCGGTTTTTATGACCTGACTTCGGGTGCGTGGTTTATCCAGAACGTCTACGCCGGATTGCCGGATCAGTATCACGCGGTCGATCGCTACAAGGCCTCGGAGTTCTCGCCAGCGGCGATGGCCGGTCGCGGCGTGCGTTGA
- a CDS encoding alpha/beta hydrolase family protein: MFRYFPTNYVWNLSVDLAIEMGARIGEIEEMCAPLQEAAKQPDAAGSKAFRETWAKMADKLCGLAEEDEANGRLLSAGEKYNRAATYFLSCERLQAHGAPGRAELYQRFLRTFQRGVELSQENCERVEIPYEGKHISGLLVRAEGVTGPAPILVQVNGLDSTKEMKYRVGLPAWLAKRGVSSLIIDQPGTGEALRLHNLTARFDSEHWASRVVDWLETRSDVDAKRIGLEGVSLGGYYCPRAVAFEPRFACGVVWGANHDWRDVQKRRMEKEGSFPVPHYWSHVAWVWGAKDTDEFMAIAENVHLDGILDRIKVPFLVTHGEKDSQIPLKWAHRTYEQLVNSPKRELKIFTEREGGVQHSSFDNSINAGQYIADWVAEVLGGRTA; encoded by the coding sequence ATGTTCCGCTACTTCCCAACCAACTACGTGTGGAATCTTTCCGTCGACCTCGCCATTGAAATGGGTGCCCGCATCGGCGAAATCGAGGAGATGTGCGCGCCGCTACAGGAGGCTGCCAAACAACCCGACGCCGCCGGCAGCAAGGCCTTCCGTGAAACGTGGGCAAAAATGGCCGATAAGCTGTGCGGTTTGGCTGAGGAAGACGAAGCCAATGGCCGACTGTTGTCGGCCGGGGAAAAATACAACCGCGCCGCCACCTATTTCCTGAGCTGCGAACGCCTGCAAGCCCATGGCGCCCCGGGTCGCGCCGAGCTGTACCAGCGTTTCCTGCGGACCTTCCAACGGGGTGTCGAACTGTCGCAAGAGAACTGCGAGCGCGTTGAGATACCTTACGAGGGCAAGCACATTTCCGGCCTGCTGGTACGTGCTGAAGGCGTGACCGGCCCGGCGCCGATTCTGGTGCAGGTCAACGGCTTGGATTCCACCAAAGAAATGAAATACCGCGTCGGCCTGCCCGCCTGGCTGGCCAAACGCGGCGTGTCGTCGCTGATCATCGACCAGCCCGGCACCGGCGAAGCACTGCGCCTGCATAACCTGACTGCGCGTTTTGACAGCGAACACTGGGCCAGCCGGGTTGTGGACTGGCTGGAAACCCGCAGCGATGTCGACGCCAAACGCATCGGCCTGGAAGGCGTGTCGCTCGGCGGCTATTACTGCCCTAGGGCGGTAGCTTTCGAGCCGCGCTTCGCTTGCGGCGTGGTCTGGGGTGCCAACCATGACTGGCGCGATGTGCAGAAGCGCCGCATGGAAAAAGAAGGCAGCTTCCCGGTCCCCCATTACTGGTCGCACGTGGCTTGGGTATGGGGCGCCAAAGACACCGATGAGTTCATGGCCATCGCCGAGAATGTCCACCTGGACGGCATACTGGATCGCATCAAGGTGCCCTTCCTGGTCACCCACGGTGAAAAGGATTCGCAGATCCCATTGAAGTGGGCACACCGCACCTACGAGCAGTTGGTCAACAGCCCGAAACGCGAGCTGAAGATATTCACCGAACGTGAAGGCGGCGTGCAGCACTCGAGCTTCGATAACAGCATCAATGCCGGCCAGTACATTGCCGACTGGGTCGCTGAGGTGCTCGGCGGTCGTACGGCATGA
- a CDS encoding VOC family protein: MNIIGLDALVFGVDDIQACTHCLCDYGLQPVDVDSEGGRFEALDGTAVIIRRADDASLPAAIGPAPSIRETIYGVAGVADLEAIADELGRDRPVTRGANGSVHSVDDMGFAIAFQISVRRSYSAPADLTNAPGHAPQRPVNQPGIHPDMQALPRTLSHVVYFVPDAVKAEAFYKRLGFVTTDTFVGAGPFMRPAGSDDHHCLFMIQTPPHMKGCEHFTFHMGSGTEVLLAGRRFEQNGWTSFWGPGRHLFGSNWFWYFNSPLGCHIEYDADMDKHDDAWQARQAPLSADNSQLFLFTSREKWFPSGPPPKQA; the protein is encoded by the coding sequence ATGAACATCATCGGCCTTGATGCCTTGGTTTTTGGCGTCGACGACATTCAAGCCTGTACCCATTGCCTGTGTGACTATGGCCTGCAACCTGTCGATGTCGACAGCGAGGGCGGCCGTTTCGAAGCCCTCGATGGCACTGCCGTGATTATCCGCCGGGCTGACGACGCCTCTCTGCCGGCGGCCATCGGGCCTGCCCCCTCGATTCGTGAAACCATTTATGGCGTCGCTGGCGTGGCTGATCTTGAGGCCATCGCCGATGAGCTAGGGCGTGATCGCCCGGTGACCCGCGGTGCCAATGGTTCCGTGCACAGCGTTGACGACATGGGGTTTGCCATTGCTTTCCAGATCAGTGTGCGGCGTTCCTACAGTGCACCGGCTGACCTGACCAATGCACCGGGCCATGCCCCCCAACGCCCGGTCAACCAACCGGGCATCCACCCCGATATGCAGGCCCTGCCGCGCACCCTTTCCCATGTGGTGTATTTCGTGCCGGATGCGGTCAAGGCCGAAGCCTTCTACAAGCGCCTGGGCTTCGTGACCACCGACACCTTTGTTGGCGCCGGTCCGTTCATGCGCCCGGCCGGTTCCGATGACCACCACTGCCTGTTCATGATCCAGACGCCCCCGCACATGAAGGGCTGCGAGCACTTCACCTTTCACATGGGCAGCGGCACGGAAGTGCTGCTAGCCGGGCGACGTTTCGAGCAGAACGGCTGGACCAGCTTCTGGGGACCGGGCCGTCACCTCTTTGGCTCCAACTGGTTCTGGTACTTCAACAGCCCGTTGGGCTGTCACATCGAATACGACGCAGACATGGACAAGCACGATGATGCCTGGCAAGCACGCCAGGCGCCGTTGTCGGCGGATAACTCGCAGTTGTTCCTGTTCACGTCCAGGGAGAAATGGTTTCCGAGCGGTCCGCCGCCCAAGCAGGCCTGA
- a CDS encoding LysR family transcriptional regulator: MRFNHLDLNLLVALDVLLEEQNITRAAERLHMTQSATSGVLGRLRVYFEDELLAQVGRKMQPTPYARELAAPVRQILLTIQSSITAKPVFDPATSKRHFRLITSDYLISVLFAQVIQKIYLEAPHITFELLGPGDTSTELLMRGEADMMIVPERYLIEGHPSQLLFEEEHVCVVWDGNTQVGDSITLDQYIEMGHVSVIFGRNRQLSVEEWLMSQYGFTRRMEVVTHDFNTLPQLIVGTQRVATMLQRMARLYANYLPLRILQPPVKIPVMREFMLWHRTMDGDPMHRWLRAKISQIINELEQ, translated from the coding sequence ATGCGTTTTAACCACTTGGATCTCAATCTCCTGGTGGCGCTTGATGTGCTACTGGAAGAGCAGAACATCACCCGCGCCGCCGAACGCCTGCACATGACCCAATCCGCCACCAGTGGGGTACTGGGCAGGCTGCGGGTCTATTTCGAAGATGAACTGCTCGCCCAGGTCGGGCGCAAGATGCAGCCCACGCCCTACGCCCGTGAACTGGCGGCGCCAGTGCGCCAGATATTGCTGACGATCCAGTCCTCGATCACCGCCAAACCGGTGTTCGACCCCGCCACCAGCAAGCGCCATTTCCGCCTGATTACCTCGGACTACCTGATCAGCGTCCTGTTTGCCCAGGTGATCCAGAAGATCTACCTGGAGGCCCCGCACATTACCTTCGAACTGCTCGGCCCCGGCGACACGTCCACCGAGCTGCTGATGCGCGGCGAGGCCGACATGATGATCGTGCCAGAGCGCTACCTCATCGAAGGCCACCCATCGCAGCTACTGTTCGAAGAAGAGCACGTTTGTGTTGTATGGGACGGCAACACCCAAGTGGGCGATAGCATCACCCTTGATCAGTACATCGAGATGGGCCACGTATCGGTGATTTTTGGCCGCAACCGGCAACTGAGCGTCGAAGAATGGCTGATGAGCCAATACGGTTTCACTCGTCGCATGGAAGTGGTCACCCACGACTTCAACACCTTGCCGCAGTTGATCGTCGGCACCCAGCGCGTCGCCACCATGCTCCAGCGCATGGCCAGGCTCTACGCCAACTACCTGCCGCTGCGCATCCTGCAACCACCGGTGAAAATCCCGGTGATGCGTGAGTTCATGCTCTGGCACCGCACAATGGATGGGGATCCGATGCACCGTTGGCTGCGGGCGAAGATCAGTCAAATCATCAACGAGCTGGAGCAGTAG
- a CDS encoding FAD-dependent oxidoreductase: protein MNPVKKVLIVGGGIGGLCAAIALRRKGIEVDLVELKAQWTVYGVGIIQQSNVVREMAKLGVLDGYLDAAFAFEDVTISNTAGEQLARLPGQRLAGPEYPANVGISRLALHQVLSETTMALGASIRLGLSVQTLEQAGEGVDVLFTEGSCGRYDLVVGADGLYSHLRGLLFGEKYQPRFTGQSVWRYNFPRTPGVDHLATFQGPAGNAGLVPLGHDQMYMFMTSHEPGNPRMDATTLASEMRQRLSGFTGLIGELREQISNSDMVVYKPLEVVFVNEPWYRGRVVLIGDAVHATTPHLGQGAGMAIEDAVVLGEELVAGGSVEQQLERFMARRYERCKFISESSVLAGDKEMDHDRSFDRIGLVRRMLEVTAEPI, encoded by the coding sequence ATGAACCCAGTGAAGAAGGTGCTTATTGTCGGCGGTGGTATCGGAGGTCTATGTGCCGCAATCGCGTTGCGTCGCAAGGGCATCGAAGTCGATCTTGTCGAACTCAAGGCGCAGTGGACCGTCTACGGCGTCGGCATCATCCAGCAGAGCAACGTCGTGCGTGAGATGGCCAAGCTGGGTGTGTTGGACGGCTATCTGGATGCCGCCTTCGCATTCGAGGATGTGACCATCTCCAACACCGCCGGCGAGCAATTGGCACGCCTTCCCGGGCAGCGCCTGGCCGGCCCCGAGTACCCCGCCAACGTCGGCATCTCCCGTCTGGCCCTGCATCAAGTCCTCAGTGAAACCACGATGGCCCTGGGCGCCTCGATTCGCCTGGGCCTGAGCGTACAAACGCTGGAGCAGGCGGGCGAGGGCGTCGACGTGCTGTTCACCGAAGGCAGCTGCGGTCGTTATGACCTGGTCGTGGGGGCTGATGGCCTGTACTCCCATCTGCGCGGTTTGTTGTTCGGTGAGAAATACCAGCCGCGCTTCACCGGTCAATCGGTGTGGCGCTACAACTTTCCACGTACCCCTGGCGTCGATCACCTGGCTACCTTCCAGGGACCCGCCGGCAATGCCGGGCTGGTGCCGCTGGGGCACGACCAGATGTACATGTTCATGACCTCCCATGAGCCCGGTAACCCCAGGATGGACGCCACCACGCTGGCGTCCGAGATGCGCCAGCGCCTGAGCGGTTTCACCGGTCTGATCGGCGAACTGCGCGAGCAGATCAGCAACAGCGACATGGTCGTCTACAAACCGTTGGAGGTGGTGTTCGTCAACGAGCCTTGGTACCGCGGCCGCGTCGTGCTGATCGGCGATGCGGTGCACGCCACTACGCCGCACCTGGGGCAGGGCGCTGGCATGGCCATTGAAGACGCCGTCGTGCTGGGCGAAGAGCTGGTCGCCGGTGGCAGCGTCGAACAGCAGCTCGAACGCTTTATGGCGCGCCGTTATGAGCGCTGCAAATTCATCAGCGAAAGCTCGGTGCTGGCCGGCGACAAGGAAATGGACCACGACCGCAGCTTCGACCGGATCGGCCTGGTCAGGCGGATGCTCGAGGTCACGGCAGAGCCCATTTGA